In Pochonia chlamydosporia 170 chromosome Unknown PCv3seq00008, whole genome shotgun sequence, the following proteins share a genomic window:
- a CDS encoding heterokaryon incompatibility (similar to Metarhizium robertsii ARSEF 23 XP_007824988.1): MSSASTATAAQQAPGGPLEPYASRPLSISTDSIRVLTIEPDLSAEGHLVCSLQVLTFSQPQKYEALSYRWGDESVQKPIIVDGVQVTVTENLHAALQYLHGKSRGLPIWVDAISINQKDIPEKSRQLRIMPHIYSRAASVVVWLGPQYITTDTDVEENLQKTIQDVAGDEYWKRVWILQEIGKARKIRVCIGSGDALEWDRFVKHVEKHSDGDESGVGPLSLQAMRRNKYSGSCSLKKLLENHVDALCKDPRDKIYGLVGLAVDGRDFPIDYNKSLREVWADTVHFMSRKELLPSKNSEKAAFCKLLRDLLGGDKMEAVGGVVQFHHKPGNQSLYDHMRTEGRDEWASSSVELVTTCLGRIIAMGPSISEMRGSLDLTDKWEAELQRVYQNEYEDFLDAAHQEHDVLMQHLLDDEDGKLPKLTQTENYRIDFITTDSMHSLYSFSKYDPDESDDDERMSPEFEGSWNYHSTASDEPRLALVKESSPEAIPYKIAVVPPTARLADFICRVQGVPMKRIVIRHDHGSWTTQHVCGTAVMIKDLMGQTAAPGVKKGEIKRIEGIYTQVIRVEARTLYAMLFGDDDGMEELKDKLGALAV; the protein is encoded by the coding sequence ATGTCGTCGGCATCTACAGCAACTGCGGCTCAGCAAGCCCCTGGTGGTCCATTGGAGCCATATGCTAGTCGACCGCTGAGCATCTCAACCGACAGTATTAGGGTGCTCACAATTGAGCCCGATTTAAGCGCCGAAGGACACCTGGTTTGCAGTCTTCAGGTCCTCACTTTTTCTCAACCGCAGAAATACGAGGCGTTGTCTTACCGCTGGGGCGATGAATCCGTTCAAAAACCCATCATTGTGGACGGTGTCCAGGTTACCGTGACGGAGAACCTCCATGCGGCACTTCAATACTTGCATGGAAAATCGCGTGGCTTACCCATCTGGGTTGACGCCATCTCAATCAACCAGAAGGACATTCCAGAAAAGAGTCGCCAGCTGCGCATCATGCCGCATATTTATTCCCGCGCTGCAtctgtggtggtttggctcGGTCCTCAGTATATTACAACTGATACGGACGTCGAAGAGAATTTACAGAAAACGATACAAGACGTAGCAGGCGATGAGTATTGGAAGCGAGTGTGGATTCTTCAGGAGATTGGAAAAGCTCGCAAGATTCGGGTCTGTATTGGTAGCGGAGACGCCTTGGAATGGGATCGCTTTGTAAAGCACGTCGAAAAGCATTCAGACGGGGATGAAAGCGGCGTTGGACCACTTAGCTTACAGGCCATGCGACGAAACAAGTACAGCGGCAGCTGCTCCTTGAAGAAGCTATTAGAGAACCATGTTGACGCCCTGTGCAAGGATCCCAGGGACAAGATTTATGGGCTAGTCggtcttgctgttgatggacgCGACTTTCCCATTGACTATAACAAGTCCCTCCGCGAAGTTTGGGCAGACACTGTCCATTTCATGAGCCGCAAGGAGCTTTTGCCGTCCAAAAACTCTGAAAAGGCTGCCTTTTGCAAGCTCCTCCGAGACTTACTGGGAGGGGACAAGATGGAAGCTGTAGGCGGAGTCGTCCAATTCCATCATAAACCGGGCAATCAGTCCCTATATGATCATATGAGAACGGAAGGGCGAGATGAGTGGGCATCATCGTCTGTCGAGCTAGTGACCACATGTCTTGGTAGAATCATCGCCATGGGGCCTTCAATTTCGGAAATGCGCGGATCATTAGACCTCACGGATAAATGGGAGGCAGAGTTGCAGCGAGTATACCAAAACGAATATGAGGACTTTCTGGACGCTGCGCACCAGGAGCACGACGTTCTGATGCAGCACCTtcttgacgatgaggatggaaaGCTCCCGAAGTTAACGCAGACCGAGAACTACCGAATAGACTTCATCACTACCGACAGCATGCATTCTCTGTATTCGTTTTCCAAGTACGACCCTGACGAgagtgacgatgacgagCGCATGTCGCCCGAGTTTGAAGGATCCTGGAACTACCACTCGACTGCCTCCGACGAGCCTCGCCTTGCTCTTGTCAAGGAATCTAGTCCGGAGGCGATACCGTATAAAATTGCGGTTGTTCCACCTACGGCACGACTAGCAGACTTTATATGTCGAGTGCAGGGCGTTCCTATGAAACGTATCGTTATTCGCCACGATCATGGTAGTTGGACTACACAGCATGTATGTGGGACGGCGGTCATGATTAAGGATTTGATGGGCCAAACGGCGGCCCCGGGTGTGAAAAAGGGTGAGATCAAGCGGATTGAGGGTATATATACGCAGGTGATTAGGGTGGAGGCAAGGACTTTGTATGCTATGCTTTttggggatgatgatggtATGGAGGAACTGAAGGATAAATTGGGTGCGTTGGCTGTTTAG
- a CDS encoding sugar transporter (similar to Metarhizium robertsii ARSEF 23 XP_007824990.2), producing the protein MFRSLLAGTYTAVVVGISTTLVASALWGTAALPFVLGSSLGFTVGSLRWYLSAERAALFDLYRYPSLLRLHLLANFPYHRDFSRNGLEWYTPGRFRSSWTLKSMLVAAWLSAQPAIDEIQTRTESDVVGTYTVDDYMMDGRRSKDD; encoded by the coding sequence ATGTTTCGCAGCCTCCTAGCAGGCACGTATACCGCTGTAGTCGTGGGCATAAGCACCACGCTCGTCGCCAGTGCTCTCTGGGGAACAGCAGCCCTCCCATTTGTGCTCGGCTCATCGCTTGGATTCACAGTTGGCAGCCTCCGATGGTACTTGTCCGCTGAGAGGGCGGCATTATTTGACTTGTATAGGTATCCGTCACTGCTGCGCCTTCACCTGCTTGCCAATTTCCCATACCACCGTGATTTCTCTCGCAACGGGCTGGAGTGGTACACGCCTGGTCGGTTCAGGTCTAGTTGGACTTTGAAGAGCATGCTGGTAGCGGCCTGGCTCTCCGCGCAGCCGGCGATAGACGAGATTCAGACAAGGACCGAATCGGATGTTGTGGGGACTTATACTGTTGATGATTACATGATGGATGGCCGACGCAGTAAGGATGACTGA
- a CDS encoding calcium-translocating P-type ATPase, PMCA-type (similar to Coccidioides immitis RS XP_001243029.1) yields MSHNLLDPKALLNPRQRSPSESYTISSVEPSSSTSGTLAAPSLVEADLKQLDALRPDPGTEADFVVADNPFDYSPGQLNKLVNPKSLDALRALGGLEGLARGLHVDIGAGLGVDEVGNQVASNMKDPSAARIRVYGRNQLPPKKPKSIWRLAWITFQEPVLILLTVAGTISLALGLYESFGVPKEPGASAPVDWVEGVAILAAVVIVVVVASHNDWQKEKAFVKLNTKKNDRDVKVLRSGKSMLVNINDILVGDVLYLEPGDLVPVDGIFIDGHNVKCDESSVTGESDALRKTAAAKVFEADSGSAKELDPFIISGSRVIEGIGTFLCTSVGVHSSFGKIMMSVRTDIESTPLQKKLEGLAVAIAKLGGGASLLMFFILLFRFCASLPGDSRPPEQKASTFVELLVVAIAIIAVAVPEGLPLAVTLALAFATKRLLKENNLVRVLRACETMGNATCICSDKTGTLTTNKMTVVAGFFCASNFTSDVSSWAASLALDVKKLITQSVTVNSTAFEGVQLGTETFMGSKTETALLQLAKDHLGMQSLSEARANEQVVHMVPFDSAKKYMAVVIKVPSGYRLLVKGASEIVLGFCSTQVNALTGGIEPMDRKAAEDAITAYARKSLRTIGLVYKDYEQAPDIESLSDLTLLGVVGIQDPVRPGVPDAVQNAVRAGVTTRMVTGDNIITARAIAAECGIFTDGIVMEGPEFRRMSEEERDKIIPRLQVLARSSPEDKRILVTRLKALGETVAVTGDGTNDAPALKAADVGFSMGISGTEVAKEASEIILMDDNFTSIITALKWGRAVNDAVQKFLQFQITVNITAVILSFVTSMYDDAMEPVLKAIQLLWINLIMDTMAALALATDPPTDAILDRQPQPKSAPLITINMWKMIIGQSIFQLVVILILYFIGGDILNYNTSITDERLQLDTIIFNVFVWMQIFNELNCRRLDNKFNVFTGVHRNWFFIFINLIMVGLQIAIIFVGGRVFDIHPNGLDGTQWAISILIAGFSLPWGIIVRIFPDKWFAEAVHFVAPPFVFAYGLMAKGFRKFGTLFKRSSKSEPKKRVDSEKVQIRWRRAGLGCL; encoded by the exons ATGTCCCACAATCTACTTGATCCCAAGGCGCTGCTGAACCCGCGTCAGCGGTCGCCGAGCGAATCGTACACTATATCCTCTGTTGAACCCTCATCTTCTACAAGCGGGACTCTTGCCGCACCTAGTCTCGTCGAGGCCGACCTAAAGCAGCTTGATGCTCTTAGGCCGGACCCTGGCACAGAAGCCGACTTTGTAGTCGCCGACAATCCTTTCGATTACAGTCCCGGTCAGCTGAACAAGCTGGTCAATCCCAAATCTCTAGATGCGCTCAGGGCTCTAGGTGGCCTCGAGGGGCTTGCCCGCGGCCTCCACGTTGACATCGGCGCTGGCCTAggcgtggatgaggttgGGAACCAGGTCGCTTCAAACATGAAGGACCCATCCGCTGCCAGGATTCGCGTGTATGGGCGCAACCAACTCCCACCGAAGAAGCCCAAGTCAATTTGGAGACTGGCTTGGATCACCTTCCAGGAGCCGGTTCTCATCTTGTTGACGGTGGCCGGTACCATTTCTCTCGCGCTTGGTCTCTACGAGTCCTTTGGTGTCCCCAAAGAACCTGGTGCCTCCGCACCCGTCGATTGGGTCGAAGGTGTCGCCATTCTCGCTGCTGTTGTTATTGTTGTAGTAGTCGCATCGCACAATGATtggcaaaaggaaaaggctTTTGtcaaactcaacaccaaaaaaaatgATAGGGACGTCAAGGTGCTCCGGTCCGGCAAGTCTatgctcgtcaacatcaacgaTATCCTTGTCGGAGATGTTCTATACCTTGAACCGGGTGACCTGGTGCCtgttgatggcatcttcATCGATGGGCATAACGTCAAGTGCGATGAATCATCCGTGACCGGGGAATCGGACGCGCTGAGGAAGACTGCCGCCGCAAAGGTCTTTGAAGCGGACTCAGGGAGCGCGAAGGAGTTGGACCCTTTCATCATCTCCGGCTCTAGGGTTATTGAAG GTATTGGAACGTTCCTCTGTACCTCGGTCGGTGTACacagcagctttggcaagATCATGATGTCGGTCCGGACAGATATCGAGTCGACGCCCCTAcagaagaagttggaagGCCTAGCCGTAGCTATTGCAAAGCtcggtggtggtgcttcTCTGCTCATGTTCTTCATTCTGCTCTTCCGCTTCTGTGCTTCCCTCCCAGGGGATAGCAGGCCGCCGGAGCAGAAGGCGTCCACGTTTGTCGAGCTCCTGGTAGTGGCTATTGCTATTATTGCCGTTGCTGTGCCCGAGGGTCTTCCACTTGCGGTGACTCTTGCGCTTGCCTTTGCCACAAAGCGTCTTCTCAAGGAGAATAACCTTGTAAGAGTGCTCAGGGCGTGTGAGACTATGGGCAACGCCACTTGCATCTGTTCAGATAAGACGGGAACTTTG ACTACGAACAAAATGACGGTTGTCGCCGGCTTCTTTTGTGCTTCCAACTTCACGTCCGATGTCTCGTCATGGGCCGCGTCCCTAGCCCTGGACGTCAAAAAGCTTATCACTCAATCGGTCACCGTTAACTCCACCGCATTCGAAGGTGTGCAGCTTGGCACCGAAACCTTTATGGGCTCCAAGACGGAAACTGCACTACTGCAGCTCGCCAAAGACCATCTTGGAATGCAGTCCCTATCAGAGGCCCGGGCGAACGAGCAGGTCGTCCACATGGTGCCCTTTGACTCCGCGAAGAAGTACAtggccgtcgtcatcaaggTGCCATCGGGCTACAGGCTACTCGTCAAGGGTGCTTCCGAGATCGTCCTCGGCTTCTGCTCCACCCAGGTGAATGCATTGACGGGTGGCATTGAACCCATGGACCGCAAAGCCGCAGAGGATGCTATCACTGCGTATGCGCGCAAGTCTCTCCGCACCATTGGTCTCGTGTATAAGGACTATGAGCAGGCCCCTGACATTGAGTCCTTGAGCGACCTGACACTCCTTGGTGTCGTTGGTATTCAAGATCCGGTTCGCCCTGGTGTTCCTGACGCCGTGCAAAATGCTGTTCGTGCTGGTGTTACCACACGAATGGTAACGGGAGACAACATAATCACTGCCCGGGCCATTGCCGCGGAGTGCGGCATCTTCACCGATGGTATCGTCATGGAAGGACCCGAGTTCCGCCGTATGTCTGAGGAGGAGCGTGACAAGATCATCCCTCGGCTGCAGGTTCTTGCTCGTTCGTCCCCTGAGGATAAGCGTATTCTAGTTACCCGTCTCAAGGCCCTTGGGGAAACCGTGGCTGTGACTGGTGACGGCACTAATGATGCACCAGCCCTCAAggctgctgatgttggtttCTCTATGGGTATTTCAGGCACTGAGGTTGCTAAAGAGGCGTCTGAGATTATCCTTATGGATGATAACTTTACCTCGATTATTACTGCGCTTAAATGGGGGCGGGCCGTCAATGATGCAGTGCAGAAATTCCTTCAG TTCCAAATTACCGTCAACATTACTGCGGTTATTCTGTCATTTGTCACGTCCATGTACGACGACGCCATGGAGCCTGTACTCAAGGCTATACAACTACTCTGG ATCAATTTGATCATGGATACAATGGCTGCCCTGGCCCTGGCCACAGACCCTCCTACGGACGCCATTCTCGATAGGCAGCCTCAGCCCAAGTCAGCGCCGCTTATCACCATCAAT ATGTGGAAAATGATTATCGGTCAATCAATCTTCCAGCTTGTTGTTATTCTGATCCTTTACTTTATAGGCGGCGATATCCTCAACTATAACACCAGCATCACTGATGAAAGGCTCCAGCTTGATACTATCATCTTTAACGTCTTTGTCTGGATGCAGATTTTCAATGAGCTAAATTGCCGTCGACTGGATAACAAGTTTAATGTTTTTACAGGCGTACACCGTAATTGGTTCTTTATCTTTATTAACCTCATCATGGTCGGCCTACAGATTGCCATCATCTTTGTCGGTGGCCGGGTCTTTGATATTCACCCTAATGGTCTCGATGGTACTCAGTGGGCTATTTCCATTCTGATCGCGGGATTCAGTTTACCGTGGGGTATTATCGTCCGAATTTTCCCTGACAAGTGGTTTGCGGAAGCTGTCCACTTTGTGGCACCACCTTTTGTCTTTGCGTATGGGCTCATGGCCAAGGGGTTCCGCAAATTCGGCACGCTTTTCAAGAGGTCTAGTAAATCGGAACCGAAGAAGCGGGTTGATTCTGAAAAGGTGCAAATAAGATGGAGGAGAGCAGGACTGGGGTGCTTGTAG
- a CDS encoding alkaline proteinase (similar to Verticillium alfalfae VaMs.102 XP_003004413.1): MAIYRGFVAILLAIPILPSCIVGLGLSERQAAETNNKFIISLKDGLSKREVDAYVNRVNDFHERILGRRELNFPGIENKIDMGKFHAIVAEVEPDELVRISEVIVQPDAGYGLAAISSQGPGSTDYRYDNSAGKGTFAYIVDTGINADHEEFGGRVTKGFNGFNDSIIDLFGHGTLVAGVLGSKTYGAAKLANLIDVKVFEGDETPRSKVLSGYAWAVNDITSRGRASRSVINMSLGGPFSQVFNKAVESAFQSGILTVACAGNDAKSTATASPASTPNAITVGAIDQSWKMAGFSNFGSEVDILAPGVDILTTFIGSTTAKKRASGTSLSCPYVAGMALYVAALENINSPAEITSRILALGTRDKATDLKSNTVNLVANNGALGVSPRAFNS, encoded by the exons ATGGCTATCTACCGAGGTTTCGTGGCAATCTTGCTAGCCATACCTATATTGCCGTCTTGCATTGTAGGCCTTGGGCTAAGTGAAAGACAGGCGGCCGagaccaacaacaagttTATTATTAGCTTGAAAGATGGCCTCTCAAAACGCGAGGTTGATGCCTACGTAAACCGGGTCAATGATTTCCATGAGCGAATCCTTGGTCGACGCGAGCTAAACTTCCCTGGCATCGAAAATAAGATAGATATGGGCAAGTTTCACGCTATC GTTGCAGAAGTTGAGCCTGATGAGCTCGTTCGTATTAGTGAAGTTATTGTCCAACCTGATGCAGGCTACGGCTTGGCTGCGATATCTAGCCAAGGTCCAGGCTCTACCGACTATCGCTATGATAATAGTGCCGGCAAAGGCACATTTGCATACATTGTGGACACGGGCATTAACGCCGATCACGAGGAGTTTGGTGGTCGTGTCACCAAAGGATTCAACGGATTCAATGACTCGATCATTGATTTATTTGGTCACGGCACTctggttgctggtgttttgggctCAAAGACATACGGCGCGGCAAAATTGGCTAACCTTATTGATGTCAAGGTATTTGAAGGGGATGAGACCCCAAGGTCGAAGGTTCTCTCTGGCTACGCTTGGGCAGTTAACGACATCACCAGTAGGGGCCGTGCCAGCCGATCTGTTATCAATATGTCACTTG GTGGGCCGTTCAGCCAAGTATTCAATAAAGCTGTCGAGAGTGCATTCCAGTCCGGTATTCTTACTGTCGCTTGTGCCGGAAACGATGCCAAGTCTACAGCAACGGCGTCCCCAGCGTCAACCCCCAACGCAATAACAGTCGGTGCTATCGATCAGAGTTGGAAAATGGCCGGATTCTCCAATTTTGGCTCAGAAGTTGACATCTTGGCTCCTGGCGTTGATATTCTGACGACTTTTATTGGGTCAACCACTGCTAAGAAACGCGCGAGTGGAACGTCCCTCTCCTGTCCTTACGTTGCTGGCATGGCATTGTACGTCGCTGCTCTCGAGAATATTAACTCTCCCGCCGAAATAACTAGCAGGATTCTTGCTCTCGGAACCAGAGACAAAGCTACGGATTTAAAGAGTAATACAGTTAATCTGGTTGCGAACAACGGAGCTTTAGGCGTTTCTCCCAGAGCTTTTAACTCATGA
- a CDS encoding EF-hand domain-containing protein (similar to Glarea lozoyensis ATCC 20868 XP_008081431.1), with amino-acid sequence MPLICNIPSNLPVESTIVALIPFRMKTDAVDNEQVSEIKKAFSFFDKDGDGKITTEELGTVMRSLGLNPSESELKDMINEVDADNSGTVEFPDFLAMMGRKTSDKDFEEETCEAFKVLDRDNDGFISAAELRRAMSSIGEKLTDDEVDEIIRVADQDGDSRISYGEFVQLLKQK; translated from the exons ATGCCATTAATATGTAACATTCCGAGCAATCTACCAGTCGAATCTACCATCGTTGCTCTCATCCCCTTCAGAATG AAGACTGATGCAGTCGACAACGAGCAGGTCTCCGAGATCAAGAAGGCGTTCTCCTTTTTT GACaaagatggtgatg GGAAAATCACCACCGAGGAGCTAGGCACCGTCATGCGATCGCTTGGCCTGAACCCATCCGAATCCGAGCTGAAGGACATGATCAACGAGGTCGACGCCGATAACAGTGGCACCGTCGAGTTCCCAG ACTTcctggccatgatgggtCGGAAAACGAGTGACAAGGACTTTGAGGAGGAGACTTGCGAGGCATTCAAGGTATTGGACCGTGACAACGACGGTTTCATCTCCGCTGCAGAGCTGCGCCGTGCCATGAGCTCCATTGGCGAGAAACTCACAGACGACGAGGTTGATGAAATAATTCGCGTGGCCGACCAGGATGGCGATAGCCGCATTAGCT ATGGCGAGTTTGTTCAGCTTCTGAAGCAAAAGTAA
- a CDS encoding fungal specific transcription factor (similar to Beauveria bassiana ARSEF 2860 XP_008600720.1): MPPRRACDLCYKRKIQCLIANPGDPCDWTASDVVQELSHRVEELEGVLRSKSAQSTNTTGGTSPWSEISASTSSISYHLTSPTTAAGEQPARNPPPLQLHVNPAPTQVTQSRPSYRLSRCQLGDNWYFKGVGIFSSRGRQWISEGAGQRVFLENFNIFRDPVSTPPDPVSSTLLSRSRILPPESTCRYLVGVFFKSKTSIVFPVLQRDLLEVTIASAYDVKAPDPGRRTSAEACLWAMLALVSRTEGARQSHSFPESCECIHEAKRLLIISNNSVNLDSLQATLLLWAHQKMKGQCREASITFTSACRMVCDLGGHFLLSRLALLPQHIPIFDEQSRFHIRRLFWLCYCFDKDASLRTGSPPLLTSNYCDVGDAGECSNQTCWYNQPRDIHIAKIKENACRLLCSPRAFTYEESELLSHVRQLDDELEEWRLSIESSYRPRLSIHPDSNLPISATMSAEDGTHIINLQLDYLFTIINIHTMVRKCGDFERNLPDDLHSVVHSSADLSIEASRSIFRFLETVVNFWKEDSVWVVSHYAPMAAMPLFINIIIHPLGEEADNDLQILASVGNIARSIPTEGLCVEEIEHIQEICEFVMELVRLGHSAAWKVKKGEREHDLDIIHR; encoded by the exons ATGCCTCCTCGGCGCGCATGCGACTTATGCTACAAGCGCAAG ATCCAATGCTTAATCGCGAACCCCGGTGACCCATGCGATTG GACCGCATCCGATGTCGTGCAGGAACTCTCCCACCGGGTAGAAGAGCTCGAAGGCGTTCTCAGGTCAAAGTCTGCACAATCAACAAATACAACTGGCGGTACCTCGCCTTGGTCCGagatatcagcatcaacaagTAGCATTTCTTATCACTTGACATCTCCGACCACAGCCGCAGGCGAGCAGCCAGCCAGAAATCCTCCGCCCCTTCAGCTTCACGTAAATCCCGCACCGACCCAAGTCACTCAGTCTAGGCCCTCCTACAGGTTATCAAGATGTCAGCTTGGCGATAACTGGTATTTCAAGGGAGTAGGCATCTTTTCATCACGGGGACGACAGTGGATTTCGGAAGGCGCAGGGCAGCGCGTGTTTTTGGAAAACTTTAACATCTTTAGAGATCCTGTCAGCACTCCTCCCGATCCTGTCTCTTCTACATTGCTGTCACGATCAAGAATATTGCCTCCAGAGTCTACTTGCAGATACCTCGTTGGtgtcttcttcaagtccaagacttCGATAGTCTTTCCGGTACTTCAAAGGGACCTCCTTGAAGTGACCATCGCGAGTGCGTACGACGTCAAGGCGCCCGACCCAGGACGTCGGACATCAGCGGAGGCTTGTCTCTGGGCCATGCTCGCTCTTGTTAGTCGCACGGAAGGGGCCCGGCAATCTCATTCCTTTCCGGAGTCATGCGAATGCATCCATGAGGCTAAACGTCTATTAATTATCTCCAATAACTCTGTTAACTTGGACAGCCTGCAAGCCACCCTTTTGCTG TGGGCACACCAAAAAATGAAAGGGCAATGTCGAGAGGCTTCCATCACCTTTACAAGCGCATGTCGTATGGTATGTGATCTTGGCGGCCATTTTCTCCTGTCAAGGCTAGCTCTTCTGCCTCAACATATTCCCATATTCGACGAGCAATCAAGGTTCCATATCCGAAGGTTATTTTGGCTATGCTATTGCTTCGACAAAGACGCCTCTCTTCGTACTGGGAGTCCGCCGCTACTTACCTCCAATTACTGCGACGTCGGTGATGCTGGAGAATGCAGCAACCAGACGTGTTGGTACAACCAGCCGCGAGACATACACATCGCAAAGATCAAAGAAAACGCATGCCGACTGCTCTGCTCGCCGCGAGCATTTACATATGAAGAGAGCGAGCTCCTATCGCACGTTCGGCagcttgatgatgagcttgaggaaTGGCGGTTATCAATCGAATCAAGCTATCGCCCCAGATTATCCATCCACCCAGACTCAAACCTTCCAATCTCGGCAACTATGAGCGCAGAAGACGGCACgcacatcatcaacttgcaGCTTGACTACCTCTTCACCATAATCAACATTCACACAATGGTCCGAAAGTGTGGTGATTTTGAGAGGAACTTACCCGATGACCTGCACAGCGTAGTGCACTCGAGCGCTGATCTGTCCATAGAAGCCAGTCGTTCTATTTTCCGCTTTTTGGAAACTGTGGTCAACTTCTGGAAAGAGGATTCAGTTTGGGTGGTGTCTCACTATGCGCCGATGGCTGCCATGCCACTCTTTATCAATATCATTATACACCCTCTCGGTGAGGAAGCAGACAATGACTTGCAGATCTTGGCGTCGGTGGGAAATATTGCACGCAGTATTCCAACTGAGGGACTATGCGTGGAGGAGattgaacatatccaagaAATCTGCGAATTCGTAATGGAGCTCGTTCGGCTTGGTCATAGTGCAGCTTGGAAGGTCAAAAAGGGGGAAAGAGAGCATGACCTTGATATTATTCACAGATAG
- a CDS encoding ribonuclease H domain-containing protein (similar to Metarhizium robertsii ARSEF 23 XP_007816575.1) — protein MTPSDNQASERPNWLMVCRAHGRLMCDYCNVSYDVFERDERRLQNSQWVQITSRSYTSNYGTREGETSQTDTRSRFRDTLPVSQGYHSPDPPLEAASDPQFDDAEIRQGYERILPTAFIPPAGSTEPDDLFQAKFHLCLSCAEPSYHWVRQDDPKQMLIYTDGACSNNGQLGPQAGWAFVVGPPSFGITGHVSGRLEDKGPIGDEYRQTSNRAELRAVVEALRYRNWAAEGFTSVVIATDSAHVAKGVTRWIRKWLKNGWRASDGPVKNKDMWAMLLEELERCDSLGFEVKLWRIPRKLNRMADEVAKSAAEKDEVRYSYQDIRRTHV, from the coding sequence ATGACTCCATCTGACAACCAGGCGTCTGAACGGCCAAACTGGCTAATGGTTTGTCGCGCTCATGGTCGCTTAATGTGTGACTACTGCAACGTAAGCTACGATGTATTTGAGAGGGATGAGCGTCGTCTCCAGAACAGTCAATGGGTTCAAATCACGTCTCGTTCATATACTTCAAACTACGGAACTAGAGAGGGCGAGACATCACAAACCGACACCAGAAGCCGGTTTAGAGACACCCTTCCCGTATCTCAGGGCTACCATTCACCCGATCCCCCCCTGGAGGCAGCCTCCGACCCGCAGTTCGACGATGCGGAAATTAGACAAGGCTACGAACGAATCCTACCCACAGCATTCATTCCACCGGCGGGATCAACTGAGCCTGATGACCTATTTCAGGCGAAGTTTCATCTCTGCCTCTCATGTGCGGAACCATCATACCATTGGGTTCGACAAGACGACCCGAAGCAAATGTTGATATATACCGATGGTGCCTGTTCCAACAATGGACAGCTTGGTCCCCAGGCAGGATGGGCATTCGTCGTTGGCCCTCCCAGTTTTGGCATAACAGGACATGTTTCGGGCCGCCTTGAAGACAAAGGCCCAATTGGAGATGAGTATCGTCAGACGAGCAACAGAGCAGAGCTGCGAGCCGTTGTTGAAGCGCTTCGGTACAGAAACTGGGCGGCCGAGGGATTTACCTCTGTAGTAATTGCAACCGACTCCGCGCATGTGGCCAAGGGCGTCACGAGGTGGATTCGAAAATGGCTTAAAAATGGGTGGAGAGCCTCCGATGGACCGGTGAAGAATAAGGACATGTGGGCGATGCTCCTTGAAGAGCTCGAGCGGTGTGACTCCTTAGGGTTCGAGGTCAAGTTATGGAGAATTCCGAGGAAACTCAACCGCATGGCTGATGAAGTTGCAAAGTCAGCTGCAGAAAAGGACGAAGTGCGTTATTCTTACCAGGACATCAGAAGAACTCATGTTTGA